CGCGACAAGAACTGTCTGATCGTGGATGATATTGTGGATACGGGCGGGACGTTTGCCGCCACGGTAAGCATGCTCAAGGAGCGGGGCGGACAGGATATTTACGCGGCCATCACTCATCCGGTGTTGTCGGGAATGGCCGTCGAGCGGATCGAAGCCAGCGAGATCAAGCGCTTGTGGGTGTGCGATACGCTGCCGACGCCGAAGGAGCACAGATTTCAGAAGATCTGCAAGCTCAGTACGGCAAAGCTGTTTGCCGAGGCCATCCGTCGTATCCATGACGAGGCTTCGATCAGTGATCTATTCCTGGACAGGCCGTCGTCGGATCGTCGCGAGTCCTTCCTGGTATTGGACGGCGGTAAGTCGCTGGATCCCGAGCGGGACTAAGGCGTTGTTTTCCATTCATTGTTGGTGAACCAGCTTAGAGAGACGATACAGACATGACCGAGATACGAATTCGCGCGCAGGTGCGTCAGCCAAGCAAGCAGTCGGGCCGCACGGTGCGTCAGGCGGGAATGGTGCCGGGAGTATACTACAGCCGCGGCGGGGACGTTCGTTGCCTGCAGTTCAACCGAGACGAACTTCAACACTTGCTGCGGCAGGAAATCGGTGTTTTGCACGTGGAGGTGGACGGGGAAGACCTGTTGTGCATTATTCGCGAGGTGCAGCGGCACCCCGTGCGTCGCGATGTACTGCATATTGACCTGATGGGAGTCGTAAAGGGCCAGAAAATCAGATCTCGCGTTCCCGTACATGTGGTCGGCACCGCCAAGGGCATCAAGGAGGGCGGCACGCTGGACTTGGTGATGCGCGAGATCGAAGTGGAATGCGTTCCGATGCGTCTTCCGACACACATTGACGTAGACGTAAGCGAGCTTGGGGTGGGCGGAGTGATTCGTCTGGGGGATATTCACCTGTTGGACGTGATGATCCACGGGGACCCGCAGACGACTATCGCTCACATTATTCCACCGCGAGCAGTGGTGGAAGTGACGCCGGAAGTGGCGGCCGCGCCTGCCGAGCCGGAGGTGATCCGCGAGCG
This genomic stretch from bacterium harbors:
- a CDS encoding 50S ribosomal protein L25 — protein: MTEIRIRAQVRQPSKQSGRTVRQAGMVPGVYYSRGGDVRCLQFNRDELQHLLRQEIGVLHVEVDGEDLLCIIREVQRHPVRRDVLHIDLMGVVKGQKIRSRVPVHVVGTAKGIKEGGTLDLVMREIEVECVPMRLPTHIDVDVSELGVGGVIRLGDIHLLDVMIHGDPQTTIAHIIPPRAVVEVTPEVAAAPAEPEVIRERKAEEASEEK